In a single window of the Streptomyces sp. NBC_00285 genome:
- a CDS encoding carboxypeptidase regulatory-like domain-containing protein: MIKMRLLRTRLAALTALFGILMTLLWALPRPATASTAATVSPASTAPPASTAAPVPTHPLCARPDKPHQMACFAVARDDVRQTGKGLQPLLAPAGLGPADLQSAYDLPSDVAGAGVTVAIVDAYDDPNAEADLAVYRSQFGLPPCTTASGCFRKTDQRGGTEYPQPDAGWAGEIALDLDMVSAACPLCHILLVEADEPSIEGLGEAENTAVALGATYISNSWGGSESAIGDLPGDDYYKHPGVAITFSTGDNGYGNSYPATLPYVTAVGGTSLSRDGGTTRGWNESAWTGAGSGCSAYSPKPSFQTDRGCANRAVADVSAVADPATGVTVYNTYEDHGWGVYGGTSASAPIIAATYALAGKPGAKTYPNAYPYAHISAPDGAPSGALNDVTSGTNGTCATAYLCTAGPGWDGPTGLGTPNGTAAFTTGPYGRLTGKVTDPSVGGPVAGVRITAGANATTTGADGTYDMTLPAGTYDVTAARFGYGSTTPAAVEVGDDATVARDFTLTAQPLVTVSGRIRDGSGHGWPLSAGIQVTNEPSTRTYTDPATGRYTLELPANSTYTLQVDPVYTGYQVTTADLTVGAKAGRKDFGIPVDAAACVAPGYTQTFSEATETFDGTRAPAGWSVTGSGHTWRFDDPAGRGNLTGGSGDFAIADSGYYGDRENTSLLSPVLDLTGHDTPAVRFGTFYKPFDDDSKADVDLSVDGGTTWSTVWHRDTDSAGPGTQSIALPDAAGKSAVQVRFRYNGDYAYYWQVDDVAFGGMTCKPVPGGLLYGTVTDRNTGRQLSGATVSGRTGATATTAGDGSYVRFAPRAARQQVAFSAEHYTTATRKLSVKADHATRLDAVLRAGRLAISPASVERTVRKGKATTSQVTLRNTGSAPLTVSLTERSGDIPTATKAGAAAPQYVPGDYTPDRLTKAKAKSKSAATSTSTSTDVAPAASAWTSLADYPTPVIDNAVATGPDGRVYSVGGTDGTSVLSGGYVYDPVTAAWTAIPGGHPTPRESPQSAFLNGKLYVTGGWTADGDTVTTTEVYDPQHRTWSTAAPAPAGYAAAASATLDGKWYLVGGCGQGYCTGSTTVQVYDPATDTWATTTPYPEAISWLGCGAVSGTLYCAGGTTVVEGTRHGYVYDPATAVWTPITDLPIDLWASAATTADGRFLLSGGVSNLLGAVTSAGYAYDPAARTWSALPAASTPLYRAGGACGFYRVGGAPSVFDAHANVEQLPGLDSCVPSTDVRWLSATPVTRTLAPGRRLTVTVRLDAGVKAVDVAGTYTAALAVGTDTPYTYPLVPVRMTVR; this comes from the coding sequence ATGATCAAGATGAGACTGCTCCGTACCCGACTGGCCGCGTTAACCGCCCTGTTCGGCATCCTGATGACACTGCTCTGGGCACTCCCCCGGCCCGCCACCGCCTCGACGGCCGCGACGGTCTCGCCCGCCTCGACGGCCCCGCCGGCCTCGACCGCCGCACCCGTGCCGACGCACCCCCTCTGCGCGAGACCCGACAAGCCTCACCAGATGGCCTGTTTCGCGGTCGCCCGCGACGATGTCCGGCAGACCGGCAAAGGCCTCCAACCCCTGCTGGCACCGGCCGGGTTGGGCCCCGCCGACCTCCAGAGCGCCTACGATCTGCCGTCCGACGTGGCCGGGGCCGGCGTCACGGTGGCCATAGTCGACGCCTACGACGACCCGAACGCCGAGGCCGATCTGGCCGTCTACCGTTCCCAGTTCGGCCTGCCGCCCTGCACCACCGCGAGCGGCTGCTTCCGCAAGACCGACCAGCGCGGCGGCACCGAGTACCCACAGCCCGACGCGGGTTGGGCCGGTGAGATAGCCCTCGACCTCGACATGGTCAGCGCCGCCTGCCCGCTCTGTCACATCCTGCTGGTCGAGGCCGACGAGCCGTCCATCGAAGGCCTCGGCGAGGCGGAGAACACGGCGGTCGCGCTCGGCGCCACCTACATCTCCAACAGCTGGGGCGGGAGCGAGAGCGCGATCGGCGACCTGCCCGGCGACGACTACTACAAGCACCCGGGCGTGGCGATCACCTTCAGCACCGGCGACAACGGCTACGGCAACAGCTACCCGGCCACACTGCCGTACGTCACGGCGGTCGGCGGGACCTCGCTGAGCCGGGACGGCGGGACGACCCGGGGCTGGAACGAGTCCGCGTGGACCGGGGCGGGCAGCGGCTGCTCGGCCTACTCCCCCAAGCCGTCCTTCCAGACCGACCGGGGCTGCGCCAACCGCGCCGTCGCGGACGTGTCGGCCGTCGCCGACCCGGCGACCGGCGTCACCGTCTACAACACCTACGAGGACCACGGCTGGGGCGTCTACGGCGGTACCAGCGCGTCCGCCCCGATCATCGCCGCCACCTACGCGCTCGCCGGAAAGCCGGGCGCGAAGACCTACCCCAACGCCTACCCGTACGCCCACATCAGCGCCCCCGACGGCGCGCCGAGCGGCGCGCTGAACGACGTGACCAGCGGCACCAACGGCACCTGCGCCACCGCCTACCTGTGCACCGCCGGCCCCGGCTGGGACGGCCCCACCGGCCTCGGCACCCCGAACGGCACAGCCGCCTTCACCACCGGCCCGTACGGCAGGCTGACCGGCAAGGTCACCGACCCGTCCGTCGGCGGCCCCGTGGCCGGGGTACGGATCACGGCCGGCGCGAACGCCACGACGACCGGCGCCGACGGCACCTACGACATGACGCTCCCGGCGGGCACGTACGACGTGACGGCCGCCAGGTTCGGCTACGGCAGCACCACGCCGGCCGCCGTCGAGGTCGGCGACGACGCGACCGTGGCCCGGGACTTCACCCTCACCGCCCAGCCGCTGGTGACCGTCAGCGGGCGGATCCGGGACGGCTCCGGGCACGGCTGGCCGCTCTCCGCGGGCATCCAGGTCACCAACGAGCCGTCCACCCGGACGTACACCGACCCGGCGACCGGCCGCTACACCCTCGAACTGCCCGCCAACAGCACCTACACCCTCCAGGTCGACCCGGTCTACACCGGGTACCAGGTCACGACGGCCGACCTGACGGTGGGCGCCAAGGCCGGCCGCAAGGACTTCGGCATCCCGGTCGACGCCGCCGCCTGCGTGGCGCCCGGATACACACAGACGTTCAGCGAGGCCACCGAGACCTTCGACGGCACGCGGGCGCCTGCCGGGTGGAGCGTCACCGGCAGTGGCCACACCTGGCGCTTCGACGATCCGGCCGGGCGCGGCAACCTCACCGGCGGCTCGGGCGACTTCGCCATCGCCGACAGCGGCTACTACGGCGACCGGGAGAACACCTCCCTCCTCTCCCCGGTTCTCGATCTGACCGGCCACGACACGCCCGCGGTCCGTTTCGGCACCTTCTACAAGCCGTTCGACGACGACTCCAAGGCCGATGTCGACCTCAGTGTCGACGGCGGCACCACCTGGTCGACGGTCTGGCACCGCGACACCGACTCCGCGGGCCCCGGGACGCAGAGCATCGCCCTCCCGGACGCGGCGGGGAAGTCCGCCGTCCAGGTGCGGTTCCGCTACAACGGCGACTACGCCTACTACTGGCAGGTCGACGACGTCGCCTTCGGCGGTATGACCTGCAAGCCGGTGCCGGGCGGGCTGTTGTACGGGACGGTGACGGACCGCAACACCGGCCGGCAGCTGAGCGGCGCGACGGTGAGCGGCAGGACCGGCGCCACGGCGACCACGGCGGGCGACGGTTCGTACGTACGCTTCGCGCCGCGGGCGGCCCGTCAGCAGGTCGCGTTCAGCGCCGAGCACTACACCACCGCGACGAGGAAACTGAGCGTCAAGGCCGACCACGCCACCCGCCTCGACGCGGTGCTGCGCGCCGGACGGTTGGCGATCAGCCCGGCGTCGGTCGAGAGGACCGTCCGCAAGGGGAAGGCCACCACCTCCCAGGTCACCCTGCGCAACACCGGTTCGGCCCCGCTCACCGTCAGCCTCACGGAGCGGTCCGGGGACATCCCGACGGCGACGAAGGCCGGCGCGGCGGCCCCGCAGTACGTCCCCGGTGACTACACCCCCGACCGGCTGACGAAGGCAAAGGCGAAGTCGAAGTCCGCGGCTACGTCCACATCCACGTCCACGGATGTGGCCCCCGCCGCCTCGGCCTGGACCTCCCTCGCCGACTACCCCACCCCCGTCATCGACAACGCCGTAGCCACCGGCCCGGACGGCCGCGTCTACTCGGTCGGCGGCACCGACGGAACCTCCGTCCTGTCCGGCGGCTACGTCTACGACCCCGTCACCGCCGCCTGGACGGCCATCCCCGGCGGCCACCCGACCCCCCGCGAGTCACCCCAGTCCGCCTTCCTGAACGGCAAGTTGTACGTCACCGGCGGCTGGACGGCGGACGGCGACACCGTGACCACCACCGAGGTCTACGACCCGCAGCACCGCACCTGGTCCACCGCAGCCCCGGCGCCCGCCGGGTACGCGGCAGCGGCCTCCGCCACGCTCGACGGCAAGTGGTACCTGGTCGGCGGCTGCGGCCAGGGCTACTGCACCGGCTCCACCACCGTGCAGGTCTACGACCCGGCCACCGACACCTGGGCCACCACCACCCCCTACCCCGAGGCCATCTCCTGGCTCGGCTGCGGCGCCGTCTCGGGCACCCTGTACTGCGCGGGCGGCACCACCGTGGTGGAGGGTACGCGGCACGGCTACGTCTACGACCCGGCCACCGCCGTCTGGACTCCGATCACCGACCTTCCCATCGACCTCTGGGCCTCGGCCGCCACCACCGCCGACGGCCGCTTCCTCCTCTCCGGCGGGGTCAGCAATCTGCTCGGGGCCGTCACCAGCGCCGGCTACGCCTACGACCCGGCCGCGCGCACCTGGTCCGCCCTGCCCGCGGCCAGCACGCCGCTCTACCGGGCCGGCGGTGCCTGCGGGTTCTACCGTGTCGGCGGCGCGCCGAGCGTCTTCGACGCCCATGCGAACGTCGAGCAGCTGCCGGGCCTCGACAGCTGCGTCCCGTCGACCGACGTCCGCTGGCTCTCCGCCACACCCGTCACCCGTACGCTCGCCCCCGGCCGGCGTCTGACCGTCACTGTCCGGCTGGACGCGGGCGTGAAGGCGGTGGACGTGGCCGGGACCTATACGGCCGCGCTCGCGGTCGGCACGGACACGCCGTACACGTACCCGCTGGTTCCGGTGCGGATGACCGTGCGCTGA
- a CDS encoding DUF3592 domain-containing protein has product MDLQRMLGLWWTVPAGLALLGYACSLAGLTRPQRAVWVTARVVEVHPPVHGESGNHGIPVTIEYQDPGTGREFRLRHENKRGDRVLVAWVGQEFPVRFPRRRPERFYLMLDSEGRTAGVDGPNCMVILLVLGLVVQSFFAWGWQWGLICVGGLLLLVVALSRDGEYARARVAQLAEGVTVQGRVVAVTRDVHTDGEGGESVSHASVVAFTTHEGVEVTALCTQGIRDIAASLGRAIPLRYAPADPSLLTADPDHERRERTSDIRFITTLLLTGIATIGVGGYCLYHPWPFT; this is encoded by the coding sequence ATGGACCTGCAGAGGATGCTCGGGCTGTGGTGGACGGTGCCCGCTGGGCTGGCGTTGTTGGGCTACGCGTGTTCGCTGGCCGGGCTGACCCGGCCGCAGCGGGCGGTGTGGGTGACGGCCCGGGTCGTGGAGGTGCATCCGCCGGTACACGGTGAGTCGGGGAATCACGGGATACCGGTGACGATCGAGTACCAGGACCCCGGCACCGGGCGGGAGTTCAGGCTGCGGCACGAGAACAAGCGTGGCGACCGGGTGCTGGTGGCCTGGGTGGGGCAGGAGTTCCCGGTCCGGTTCCCGCGGCGGCGGCCGGAGCGGTTCTATCTCATGCTGGACAGCGAGGGGCGGACCGCCGGGGTCGACGGGCCGAACTGCATGGTGATCCTGCTGGTGTTGGGACTGGTCGTCCAGTCGTTCTTCGCGTGGGGCTGGCAGTGGGGGCTGATCTGCGTCGGTGGCCTGCTGCTCCTCGTCGTCGCACTGAGCCGTGACGGCGAGTACGCCCGTGCCCGCGTCGCTCAACTGGCGGAGGGCGTCACCGTCCAGGGGCGCGTGGTCGCCGTCACCAGGGACGTCCACACCGACGGCGAAGGCGGCGAGAGCGTCAGCCACGCCTCCGTCGTCGCCTTCACCACCCACGAGGGGGTCGAGGTCACCGCACTGTGCACGCAGGGCATCCGGGACATCGCCGCGTCCCTCGGCCGCGCCATCCCCCTCCGGTACGCGCCCGCCGACCCGTCCCTCCTCACCGCCGACCCCGACCACGAACGCCGTGAGCGCACGTCGGACATCAGGTTCATCACCACTCTGCTGCTCACGGGGATCGCCACGATCGGAGTGGGCGGCTACTGCCTCTACCACCCCTGGCCTTTCACCTGA
- a CDS encoding helix-turn-helix transcriptional regulator, which translates to MARRGSRAGLLGRENECEALDDLVAGARAGRSGVLVLRGEPGIGKTELLRHLLTRATGCRTIRAAGVQSEMELSYAGLHQLCAPLLAGLDQLPEPQRDALGTAFGLRAGAAPDRFLVGLATLSLIADAGGDQPLICLVDDAQWLDEASALTLEFVARRLLAESVVLVFAVREPSAGRALGSLPDLSVTGLTERDSRTLLDSVVTGPLDERVRDRIVAESRGNPLALLELPRGLTAAETAGGFEPPDARPLSSQIEQGFLRRVQALPSDSRRLLFIAAAEPLGDVTLLRRAARRLGIDADTAGSHEGAMDLIALGNRVRFRHPLVRSAAYRAAGPGERREVHKALADATDARLDPDRRAWHLADAASGPDETVAAELERSAGRAHARGGIAEAAAFLQRATALTPDPTRRAQRALDAAQAKLHAGAFESAAGLLASAAAGPLDEPGRARTEVLRAGIAFGQNRGGEAPQLLLAAARRFGRLDVAIAREIHLDAVAAAIFAGRLARGPGLREAGEAAREAPPAQQPGVSDLVLDALAVRLTDDYPASVPMMEQALETLCDERLPVQEQLRRLWLASVIASDLWDDEHWHTAATRHVAITREAGALSALPDALDSRVFVHLLAGELTTAESLIEEIAEVCAATGNTNPGRVGPLGLAVWRGREGEARALIDANLGEAVPRGQGATVTVTRWYEAVLCNGLGQYAQALAAAREAAAEPREFSSPRWALVELIEAAVRSGSPESATDALERVSETTRASGTNWALGVEARSRALLSEGDSADRLYREAIERLGRTRVRMELARAHLLYGEWLRRENRRVDARAQLDIAHEMFSRFGAQSFAERARGELQATGARVRTHTVATPTALTSQEAQIARLAGKGLTNPEIGAQLFISRHTVEWHLRKVFSKLGISSRREIRAIQFDGEATSA; encoded by the coding sequence ATGGCGAGGCGCGGTTCACGGGCCGGGCTTCTCGGCAGGGAGAACGAATGTGAGGCTCTCGACGATCTCGTGGCAGGTGCCAGAGCAGGGCGCAGTGGTGTCCTGGTGCTGCGCGGTGAGCCCGGGATCGGCAAGACCGAGCTGCTGAGACATCTCCTCACCCGTGCCACCGGCTGCCGCACCATCAGAGCGGCAGGCGTCCAGTCCGAGATGGAGCTCTCCTACGCTGGCCTGCACCAGCTCTGCGCTCCTCTGCTCGCCGGTCTCGACCAGCTGCCCGAGCCCCAGCGTGACGCGCTCGGCACGGCCTTCGGTCTGCGCGCCGGCGCCGCGCCCGACCGGTTCCTCGTGGGTCTGGCCACTCTGAGTCTCATCGCGGACGCCGGAGGTGACCAGCCGCTGATCTGCCTCGTCGACGACGCGCAGTGGCTGGACGAGGCGTCCGCGCTGACCTTGGAGTTCGTGGCGCGCCGCCTGCTCGCAGAATCGGTTGTGCTCGTCTTCGCCGTCCGTGAACCCAGTGCCGGGCGTGCTCTCGGCAGCCTTCCCGACCTGTCCGTCACGGGACTGACCGAGCGCGACTCCCGGACACTGCTCGACTCGGTCGTCACCGGACCGCTCGACGAACGGGTGCGCGACCGCATAGTCGCCGAGTCACGCGGCAACCCACTGGCCCTGCTCGAGCTGCCACGCGGGCTGACCGCGGCGGAGACGGCCGGGGGATTCGAACCTCCGGACGCACGGCCGCTGTCGAGTCAGATCGAGCAGGGGTTCCTCCGCCGCGTCCAGGCGCTGCCGTCCGACTCGCGACGCCTGTTGTTCATCGCCGCCGCCGAACCGCTGGGCGACGTCACACTGCTGCGGCGCGCGGCCCGGCGCCTGGGCATCGACGCCGACACCGCCGGGTCGCACGAAGGTGCGATGGACCTGATCGCCCTCGGCAACCGGGTACGGTTCCGGCACCCGCTGGTGCGCTCGGCGGCCTATCGAGCAGCAGGCCCGGGCGAACGCCGAGAGGTGCACAAGGCGCTGGCCGACGCCACCGATGCCCGGCTCGACCCCGACCGCCGGGCCTGGCACCTGGCCGACGCCGCCTCGGGACCCGACGAGACAGTGGCCGCCGAACTGGAGCGCTCCGCGGGCCGAGCCCACGCGCGCGGTGGCATCGCTGAAGCCGCCGCGTTCCTCCAGCGTGCGACCGCGCTGACACCGGATCCCACGCGACGCGCACAGCGCGCGCTGGACGCGGCACAGGCGAAACTCCACGCCGGGGCGTTCGAGTCGGCTGCCGGCCTCCTCGCCTCGGCGGCGGCCGGGCCCCTGGACGAACCGGGCCGCGCGCGGACAGAGGTGCTGCGCGCCGGGATCGCGTTCGGCCAGAACCGTGGCGGTGAGGCCCCGCAGCTGCTGCTTGCCGCCGCTCGCCGGTTCGGCCGGCTCGATGTCGCGATTGCCCGTGAGATCCACCTGGACGCCGTCGCGGCGGCGATATTCGCCGGCCGCCTGGCGCGCGGCCCGGGACTGCGGGAGGCGGGCGAGGCCGCCCGTGAGGCACCGCCGGCACAGCAGCCAGGGGTGTCCGACCTCGTGTTGGACGCCCTCGCGGTGCGACTCACCGACGATTACCCGGCCTCGGTGCCGATGATGGAGCAAGCACTCGAGACGCTCTGCGACGAGCGGCTCCCCGTACAGGAACAGCTTCGCCGACTCTGGCTGGCGTCGGTCATCGCCTCGGATCTGTGGGACGACGAGCACTGGCACACGGCCGCGACCCGGCATGTGGCGATCACCCGCGAGGCCGGAGCGCTCAGCGCTCTTCCCGACGCTCTCGACTCCCGGGTGTTCGTCCACCTCCTTGCCGGGGAGCTCACGACGGCCGAGTCGCTGATCGAGGAGATCGCGGAGGTGTGCGCGGCCACCGGGAACACCAACCCGGGACGGGTCGGCCCCCTCGGTCTGGCTGTCTGGCGTGGCCGCGAGGGCGAGGCCCGTGCGCTGATCGACGCGAACCTGGGGGAGGCGGTGCCGCGGGGCCAAGGGGCCACTGTCACCGTCACACGCTGGTACGAGGCGGTGTTGTGCAACGGGCTCGGCCAGTACGCGCAGGCGCTGGCCGCGGCCAGGGAGGCGGCCGCCGAGCCGCGGGAGTTCTCCTCGCCCCGGTGGGCCCTGGTCGAGCTGATCGAGGCCGCCGTGCGGAGCGGTTCACCCGAGTCGGCCACCGACGCGCTGGAGCGGGTCTCGGAGACGACGCGAGCCAGCGGCACGAACTGGGCCCTGGGTGTGGAAGCGCGCTCGCGGGCGCTGCTCAGCGAGGGCGACTCCGCCGACCGGCTCTACCGTGAGGCGATCGAGCGACTCGGCCGGACCCGGGTCCGTATGGAACTCGCCCGTGCGCATCTCCTCTACGGGGAGTGGTTGCGCCGCGAGAACCGGCGTGTCGACGCCCGTGCCCAACTGGACATCGCACACGAGATGTTCAGCCGATTCGGGGCGCAGTCGTTCGCCGAACGCGCGCGAGGCGAGTTGCAGGCCACGGGGGCGAGGGTCCGCACCCACACGGTCGCGACGCCCACGGCTCTCACCTCGCAGGAGGCGCAGATCGCCCGGCTCGCAGGGAAAGGGCTCACCAACCCCGAGATCGGTGCCCAGTTGTTCATCAGCCGGCACACGGTCGAATGGCACCTCCGCAAGGTGTTCTCGAAGCTCGGCATCTCCTCCCGCCGGGAGATCCGTGCCATCCAGTTCGACGGCGAGGCCACATCGGCCTGA
- a CDS encoding ATP-binding protein, producing the protein MIGRDEESRLLRGLLADTAAGRGGALLIHGTAGVGKSALLRSVGDEGTEGGFTVLSTAGVETELWLPFAALQLLLQPVADAIGKLPSPHRAALVDAFSATQAEPHIFQVALAVLELLADAADGQPLLLLVDDLQWVDSPSRDVLAFVARRTRDLPVLLVAASRLHAPDSYAPSTQPELHLRPLGRSAAAELLDAGAPGLSAPLRALVLERAAGNPLALVELPKTVHDMGTQPADLPLTQRLEDAFAARTDSASPGCRTLLLALAAEPSAPLNRLLDVASSLSEAVVSLDVVQEAVDAGLVGLVGRTLVFPHPLMRSAIYTRATVADRLATHRAIAAAMADTPERQLLHLATAMLGPDEELAARLERFADTALARGKVASAVPALRQAAELVQDPRRRTEILVRAVESASEINDRVHTQLLLDQADMSELGPLERARLMVVSDKAAFEPDEPHRRIEDMVTTAAGAFDTGDVPVAENLLWRAAARCFFQDGDARVRSLAAAELDRWNPDPDSPVVLTVRAYTEPYRYGAEVITRLGSLGPDRLDGRIMHFLGSGAMVLGDATLAARYLTLAATVWRSQGRLGLLARSLAGSWPRVYLGQLDRAREESGEGLALAEETGEWIVWLGVKATGSLVAAIRGDTEDAARMLGELRTHRLFPGMPFAAVMGQQVEGLLALFDGRSAEAYDNFARAFDPADPHYHSVSRWLLAPDLADAAVAAGTVAQARELLDGLPELAARLPSEMMVVAHAYTEAVLAPDDTATERYTAALAALPAGWALARARLHLHHGRRLRRQRHNVDARNPLRSARDEFDRIGARPWAEMAREQLRAAGESSGRRHANTSDRLSAQEMQIAVLASQGLSNREIGQRLFISHRTVGAHLYRVYPRLGITSRGKLAAALAALQDGHPASDAAGADAG; encoded by the coding sequence ATGATCGGCCGGGACGAGGAGTCGCGACTCCTGCGGGGACTGCTGGCGGACACCGCGGCCGGACGCGGCGGTGCGCTGTTGATCCACGGCACAGCCGGCGTCGGCAAGTCGGCTCTGCTGCGCTCGGTCGGCGACGAGGGCACCGAGGGCGGTTTCACGGTACTGAGCACGGCCGGTGTGGAGACCGAGTTGTGGCTGCCGTTCGCGGCTCTGCAACTGCTGCTGCAACCGGTCGCCGACGCCATCGGGAAGCTGCCGTCCCCACACCGGGCCGCGCTTGTCGACGCGTTCAGCGCCACGCAGGCCGAGCCCCATATCTTTCAGGTCGCGCTCGCCGTGCTCGAACTGCTCGCCGACGCGGCCGACGGGCAACCGCTCCTGCTGCTCGTCGACGATCTGCAGTGGGTCGATTCGCCGAGCCGGGACGTCCTCGCATTCGTCGCCCGGCGCACCCGCGATCTTCCCGTACTGCTCGTGGCGGCGTCCCGGCTCCACGCTCCCGACTCCTACGCCCCGAGCACACAGCCGGAGCTCCACCTGCGACCACTGGGCCGGTCGGCCGCCGCCGAACTGCTCGACGCGGGCGCACCGGGACTGTCGGCGCCGCTGCGGGCCCTCGTCCTGGAGCGCGCCGCAGGCAACCCGCTGGCCCTCGTCGAACTGCCCAAGACGGTGCACGACATGGGCACGCAGCCGGCCGACCTGCCCCTCACCCAGCGGCTGGAGGACGCGTTCGCCGCGCGTACGGACTCGGCGAGCCCCGGGTGCCGTACCCTCCTGCTGGCCCTGGCCGCCGAGCCCAGCGCACCACTGAACCGGCTCCTGGACGTGGCGAGCAGCCTGAGTGAGGCGGTGGTCTCACTGGACGTGGTGCAGGAGGCGGTCGACGCGGGCCTGGTCGGTCTGGTCGGCCGTACCCTCGTGTTCCCGCATCCGCTGATGCGCTCGGCGATCTACACCCGCGCCACGGTCGCCGACCGGCTGGCGACCCACCGCGCCATCGCCGCGGCCATGGCCGACACCCCCGAACGCCAGCTCCTCCACCTGGCCACCGCGATGCTCGGCCCGGACGAGGAACTCGCCGCACGGCTGGAACGTTTCGCGGACACGGCGCTGGCCCGGGGCAAGGTGGCCTCGGCCGTACCGGCCCTGCGCCAGGCCGCCGAACTCGTCCAGGACCCGCGCCGCAGGACCGAAATCCTGGTCCGGGCGGTCGAGTCGGCCAGCGAGATCAACGACCGTGTGCACACCCAACTGCTGCTGGACCAGGCCGACATGAGTGAACTCGGCCCGCTGGAGCGGGCCCGCCTCATGGTCGTGTCCGACAAGGCGGCCTTCGAACCCGACGAGCCGCACCGCCGGATCGAGGACATGGTGACGACCGCGGCCGGCGCGTTCGACACAGGCGACGTACCAGTCGCCGAGAATCTGCTGTGGCGGGCCGCCGCCAGGTGCTTCTTTCAGGACGGCGACGCCCGGGTGCGCTCGTTGGCCGCGGCCGAGCTGGACCGATGGAACCCGGATCCGGACTCTCCCGTCGTCCTGACGGTACGGGCGTACACCGAACCGTACCGATACGGCGCCGAGGTGATCACACGGCTCGGCAGCCTCGGGCCGGATCGCCTGGACGGCCGGATCATGCATTTCCTCGGCAGCGGCGCGATGGTCCTGGGCGACGCCACTCTCGCCGCCCGGTACCTGACACTGGCGGCCACCGTGTGGCGGTCGCAGGGCAGACTCGGGCTGCTCGCCCGGTCACTCGCGGGCAGTTGGCCGCGGGTGTACCTCGGTCAGCTCGATCGGGCCCGCGAGGAATCCGGTGAGGGACTCGCCCTGGCCGAGGAGACCGGGGAGTGGATCGTCTGGCTGGGAGTGAAGGCGACGGGGAGTCTGGTGGCGGCGATACGCGGGGACACCGAGGACGCGGCACGGATGCTCGGCGAGCTGCGCACCCACCGGCTGTTCCCCGGCATGCCGTTCGCCGCCGTGATGGGGCAGCAGGTCGAGGGTCTGCTCGCACTCTTCGACGGCCGCTCGGCCGAGGCGTACGACAATTTCGCGCGCGCGTTTGATCCGGCCGACCCGCACTACCACTCGGTCAGCCGCTGGCTGCTCGCACCGGACCTGGCGGACGCCGCGGTGGCCGCGGGCACCGTGGCGCAGGCCCGGGAACTACTCGACGGACTGCCCGAGTTGGCCGCCCGACTGCCCTCGGAAATGATGGTGGTGGCTCACGCCTACACCGAGGCGGTGCTGGCGCCGGACGACACGGCGACCGAGCGCTACACCGCGGCGCTGGCCGCGTTGCCCGCCGGCTGGGCCCTGGCGCGGGCCCGGCTGCACCTGCACCACGGCCGCCGGCTGCGCCGACAACGGCACAACGTCGACGCCCGCAACCCGCTGCGCAGCGCCCGCGACGAGTTCGACCGGATCGGCGCGCGGCCGTGGGCCGAGATGGCCCGCGAACAGTTGCGTGCCGCCGGCGAGTCGAGCGGCCGACGGCACGCGAACACCAGCGACCGGCTGTCGGCCCAGGAGATGCAGATCGCGGTGCTCGCGTCGCAGGGGCTGAGCAACCGGGAGATCGGCCAGCGCCTGTTCATCTCGCACCGCACCGTCGGAGCCCATCTGTACCGCGTCTATCCCCGCCTGGGCATCACCAGCCGCGGCAAGCTCGCCGCGGCACTCGCCGCACTCCAGGACGGACACCCGGCGAGCGACGCGGCAGGCGCAGACGCAGGGTGA
- a CDS encoding WhiB family transcriptional regulator produces MTAQDTPSAPAAVNWCGAANCRDSDIRTFFPPPDDRNAVRRALALCERCPVRIPCRRYALDHRERHGIWGGLTEETRETLIRIGPPSAVQGTRAKPS; encoded by the coding sequence ATGACAGCGCAGGACACACCATCGGCCCCCGCCGCGGTGAACTGGTGCGGGGCGGCCAACTGCCGAGACTCCGACATCAGGACCTTCTTCCCGCCCCCGGACGACCGGAACGCCGTCCGGCGGGCACTTGCCCTCTGTGAACGGTGCCCGGTGCGGATCCCGTGTCGCCGGTACGCCCTCGACCACCGGGAACGGCACGGGATCTGGGGCGGCCTGACCGAGGAGACCCGCGAAACGCTCATCCGCATCGGGCCGCCGTCCGCCGTACAGGGAACCCGCGCGAAGCCATCCTGA